From the Pleurodeles waltl isolate 20211129_DDA chromosome 6, aPleWal1.hap1.20221129, whole genome shotgun sequence genome, the window ACGGGACCCCCAACGGCGGACAGCGAGAAGCAGAGTCCATTCTGGACTCCCAAAAgcacagaagcaagcaccagtcaagggacttcagggcaCCCAAGATCCAACCCCTTAGTGGCCCAGTTGACCTGCAATCCATCCTCAAAGTTGCCTGCTGCTGACAGTGAGGACTCCACGACGCCTGGCTGACCTAACCACACTGCACAGGGCCTGCCTGGCCCCTACACTGACCAACCAGCTGTGCTCCCCTGGTCCCCAAGCCCTTGCAACCTCCTCCCTCCAAGGAGACCCTTCAGacttgcagtgtgtttccaagtggccccctcctcctttgaCCACCAGCTCCAGGATCGTCAGCCGCTGAACCCGCTTGAACTGGGAActacccgaacttctccagctgcacCATTGGACTTGTCCACAACCCTATTGAGGAGTATTGAGGAGACGGGGTGTTGCAAGGGGTGGGGATATGAGCAGGATCCATCTGCGGGGATTTCGTAATGTTGGTAAGAGAAAGATAGTTTAACATGAAGGAAGTGGCAGCTCATGGAGCAAGGGTCTGTGCAGGATGCAGATCTTGAGTGCTAACCAGGGGATGtgcaagagacttagggcctgatttagaactcagcagacagtgaaagatatcccatttgccaaaatctaaatactatAGAATATAACggaatttagattttgggggacaggatatgcagtaacccgtccgctgagttctaatCAGGCCTTGAGTATTCCACAAGAGACAGCTCTCAGCAGCAAATGCTCACTCGCAGAACCTCACACTAGCAGGAATCGTTACTCTCTACTGTGAAGGCTAAATAAGCTCCCCCATTTTTAGATTTACGCTTTACAGACCAttgaaagcattaaaaaaagatgcAGTTGTGATTGACCTGAATTTGCAACTTTACATATGCATAACTAAAATGTAAGGTAGATTTAATAATACAAACATGttgtctaatttgcctttctttttaaaaatacacacacaccctcacccctaacTTAGTAAGCCCACCCTCTAATTGTGTAGTTCTTTGCCATTCAATTTGAGTATCTATGTCCACAATGCCCGATTTTTATCATTATTAATATCATGCATTGATCTCTTTAAAACTCAGTGGATGTTTTAACCCATTAATATCAATACAAAtggtttaaaagtaaaaaaaaaaagaccagaaaTAGTAACTGAGATGTGCAAAAATTTCTGTAAACTGCTTTCACGTAATTACACAAAACTTCAGCAAAATTACATGTAATTGCGCAAAGTGCACATCTGTCTTTTCAAgatatattttagtgcaaaatgagtcctgcatcatttttttatattttggcacAAGGACgcatttaaacaaaagcacagTGAACGACAGGAGCTCGCATTATTGTTAGTAGCAGTAAACGCTAACCACTAATGGTGCTGTTTGCAGTAAGCTTTACAGTGACTGGTGCACAATTACATGCAATGGTAAAATAGCATTATTTTAGGAATTTTGCATAATGCAATACTAATGACATTACAAATATTATGCTGGCATAATGTAAATTTCACATAGGCCTAATATTAACCAGTGACTGAGACTCCACACAGTTTTCTGAAGCAGACtttatgtctattttcagataattTAAAAATCATGTAATATCCAAATGAGGTTCATTGTGCAGTCATCAAGAAATAATTGCAAAATCATCCAGATAATCAGCATGTTAAACACATGGAGCAAAAATGGTGGCTAGGCTCTTCATGTATTCAGCAAATCATGCTTAAATCACAACAAATTATTCCATATCCTAAGTGCTTGTGAAATAATCAGAGACCCTTTTTCTagtcatcctcaggtcatcagtaaCAAAGACCTCTTGTCAAGTACTCAAATACTCATCCTCAGATCATCAGGATCAGTGACatcttgtgaagtcatcagatactcattttgaAGTCATCTTCGGAAACAATTACATCTTGtaaagtcatcagatactcattttcaagtcatcctcaaatcatcaggctGAAGTTTATAAACTCTACTGATGACTTTAAGcccttgatgatgtctgatgatgtgaaaatgacttctaaagTAGTTCGATGATCATCCAGTGGCTCTGGGTCGCTTATAAAGTAATCCTGTTAGATCTGGGATATCAGGTGCCTTAAGAGGTAGGAAAGTAGCTGAAAtcccaattctatgtcaggaccaaaggtgaggattatgcattctCTTCTTCACTTTTAATGTCACAGCATCTTGAAAGTACATAACATAAAGCACTGAAAAAAAGCATTAACACTGCATGACCCATGAGTCTAAGAGAAGGTCTCCATGGCAACACAGTCCAATCAGATAACAGTCCGTTGTATATTTTCATGTGACATCCCTTCCTCTTCCCTCTTTTTTACTGCTTGTGAGTCAGTTAAGTCACAGCTTTTCTCCTGTTCGCTTAACTGTGGCATACTGTTTCAGTTCAGTGAATTAAATTGTGATATTGCTCGCTGCTTGTTTGAAATGTGTTCCCGATTGTGTCTAGGTTGGACGGCAAGATTTTACTGAGTTTCTGTGCAGCAGGCTTCGGACCGAGCACTTTTGATACTGTGCGGGTTCTCCAGATGGCGCTCTTTCGTGCCAAAGGAGATCTGTCAGGGGAGTGTGTGCTGTCAGGGTTCAAACCTACTCGTTCTCAGCTCAGGAACCAAAAgccaaagaccagcctgctctcGAGGTAAAGACAAAATAGTTTATTATGTGTACACGGAGAATGACAACTTGAGAGGCTAAGTCTGAACAGTCTaaagaaggaagtaatacatgatcttttattctAGCAAACTACAAGGCGTGTttatacatttcattggttcttgacacTGAGGTATGCTAATTTTTTAACATTGCAGTAGGTGTTACCGTTAATccttcataacgcaccatatatagtAAGATAAAGCATAGACATGGAAATTACAGAATATGTCCTACGTGACTAACATTGCGTGGTACATTTTTCTATAGAACTGTGAAATACACGTAAACAGGATGGTACATTTCTGAAGAAAATTTGTTTCAGCTAGTAGGCAATTGTACTTTCCTGGAGTCTGTTCTGATAGCAATCCTTGCAAAATGCTTTCCAAGCAACTAACATAATATCAGTAAACAAAATTCATCCAGGACATTAGTCGTTCAACCAAACAGGCCTTTCTTGTCATTGGGTATCATAGGGCCTAGCAGgcccaaaatggattccacaaaAATGTGATTCCACAAGGGCAGCTCGGTGAGTGCTTTGACAGTTTCACACTTGCACAAGGAAAGCACTGGGAAGGATTCCCTCAGTGCTTTCCTGCCAACCCCTGCTGACACCGCATGATCGCGTTAAGGAAAGTTCAAGCAGGCTTGTCTGGCCGACCTTGGTGCGCCCGATATTTAGCTAGGGTTCCTCGCCAAGTAGTAAAAATATAAGCACTTGCAGGGGGGCTACCCAAGTAAAACAGGGAGTTCAAAGTATTATTTGCAATACCTCTCACCTGGTGCTCTCCCCTCAACATAAGATATGGACTCCACTGGGGACCACGAATATTTCTCCTCACAGGAGATGAGAGAAGCTTGGCCACAGTACCTGCCTGCAGAGGTATATAGGGCCCTATCCCAAGCCAAATCCAGAGCTTTAGCCCCTCTTCAGCAGAAGATCGACAGACTGGCCAAAAGCATCCCAGAGGTGTTCTCCATCCCCTCTTCTTCCCTAGGCACAGGGACTAGTGGGGAGCAGACAAGGGGCAAGAGGGCCAAGAACCATGACTCGGGGCACCTCAAGGGTTTCAACAAATTATACAAAACCTTCCATAAGAGTGCGGGCGTGCTAAAACATGCACCTTACTAGGAGGACGACGAACCAGAGAAAATTGGTGATCTGATTTCCCCAAATTTCGACCCTGACACCAGGGATTCTGTCAGAGGGGAAGGTGAGAAGGACATGTCCTCAGACGATGAGGGTGACTCGGGCAGACCCTGGCGCCCGGGCTCTTCAGCCTCTGATTCCCCTGATGGGGAGACCGGACACTCCGATATGTTTGATCCGGTGGTGGATCTATCGTCCCAGCTCCTCTGAATGGACTCGGACACTAAGGTGGCAGAGTATGTGGGGAACAAGATCCGCCAACCCCTATGAAAGGAGGTCCTGGCGCGGCTAAGAGCAGAATGCCCTAGGCCCAGTTTGGCTGGGAAGGTGGCGGCCTCGCCAGATATCGACCCAAAAATGTGCACTTTATCAGCAAGTATATGCAGAACCCAAAGAAAGGCAAAGACTGgccctggagggcatgccaggacaagcttttggaCGTCCCGGGCTGCCTCAGAAAGATTATAGAGATGGCTGAGCAGGCCAAGCAATCTGGAACGCCTATGTCTACTGACATAGTGGCCGGTTGGGCCCAAAGGGCAGTATGTCTTCTGGGCAACGCTAATTGTGCCCTGGCAGCAGAGAGGAGGAGATCGCTGCTTATCAAAATTGACCCCAAACTAGGGGAGTTCGCAACATCCAAggcgggtgcagtggcacaaggACACCTTTTCGGTGAACCTTTTTGTTAAAGAATTGAGGGAATTTGCCTCCACTTTCTCAGCCCTCTACAAGGCACAATCATCCATAATAAAGATCTTCTCGGGGGAAGGTTTTTGCAGGGGCCGAAAGAGGCAGGGGACGTTCCTCCAGCAGCCCACCTGCCCAAGGTCCTCCTAAACACCAGGCCAGATGAAACAATGGTTGGAATGATGGAAGGCAGGGACCTTTTTTACCCGAGCAGAGGATCTGGAAGAGGTAAGTCCTTCTGGGGAGGCAGAGGCTCCAATTCATCACAGAAAGGACAAAAGTGGTAAGCAATGCCCTTTTTTCCCCCTCACAAAAAGCTAGTGGGAGGTTAAGGTTGTTGGCACACAATTGGGAAAAGATTGCATCGGACCCATGGGTACTACAGATGGTCAGAGGTTTCTACATAGAACTCTATCAGACGCCCACCCAGAAAGCATGCCCCTGGCCCTTGGTTTtttcacacaaggagtccttcctaATAGAATCAGAGATAAAGGGGCGATTCGCAAAACAACATGCCATCCGGACGGGTTTGTAAGCAATATTTTCTTAGTCTAGAAGAGAGTAAAAGGATTCAGACCTGTCATAAATTTGAGAGCGTTCAACAAGTGGCTGGTGTattgccacttcaagatggagggcctcCATCTGCTGAGAGATATGCTGCTAACGGGCGATTCAGTGGTCCGGGTGGACCTCAAGAATGCTTACCTCTCAGTCTCCATCTATCCCCTGCACAGGTGGTTCCTCCAGTTTCTCCGGTGGGAGCAAACATTTGAAATCCGAGCCCTTCCTTTTGGACTCTCGTTGCCCCGTGGGCTTTTACCGAGCTACTACGTCCAGTGTTGAAGGTCCTTCGCATCAAGCGGGTACAGTTGATCATTTATCCAGATGACATACTGCTCATGGATCAGTCTCGACGACTTATATACAACTTGAACATGACTATTGCTCTGCTAAGCGATCTGGGCTTTGTCATCAACGAGGACAAATCGGAGCTGAATCCAGCCCAGAGGATTACATTCCTGGGGTTCCTAATTGACTCGAAGGAAGCCACCTTGAGCCTTCCGACATCCAAAATCGCCAAAATAAGAAAGGAGATTTGAAAGGTCCCCCAGGAAGGACAGATTATCTCTAGGACAACTTGCCAGGATAGTGGGACTATAATCGTCATCGATTTAGGTCATTTTTCCGGGACTCCTACACTACAGAGCTCTGCAGAGACTGAAAGCGGGCCACCTCGGGAGAAGCCTAGTCTACTTAGAACTGCTGTCACTGTCGAGGGAAGCCAGATTGGAGCTTCAGTGGTGGTTGGACAACACAGAGGCCTGGACTGGCTGAGCAATATTTGGGACAACCCCAGATCTAGTAATAGAATTGAGTGCCAGTCGGcagggctggggagccagatgcaGAGAGATCGCCATGGGAGGTAGATGGTAGGGGAGGAGTTGtctctccatatcaattgtctagaactgCTGGCCGAATCCTTGGCAATCAAAGCCCTCACCAAAGACAAAGTGCCATGCTGTGTTCTAAAGGTGGACAGCATCTCAGTGGTCCCCTATGTCAACGGTTTGGGAGGGACTCGGTCGAAGGCTCTGTGGACCTCGCAAAGAACTTCTGGCACTACTGCCTTGAGAGACAGATTTCGGTCACAACGGAATATCTACAGGGCATCAGCAACACAACAGCAGATTGGAATTTCAGGAACTTTGTGAACAACAGCGACTGACAATTGGACCAGAACGTCTATCCTGGTTTTCCTAATTGACTTGAAGGAAGCCACCTTGAGCCTTCCAACATCCAAGATTGCCAGAATGAGAAAGCAGATTTGCAAGATCCTCAGGAGGGGCAGATTACCTCTGAGACAAATTGCCAGTATAGTGGGATTATTACCTCGTTGATTCAGGCCATTTTCCCGGGACTCCTAcactacagagctcttcagagCCTGAAAGCAGACCACCTCAGGAGAGGCCTAGCCTACTCGGATCTGCTGTCTCTGTTGAGGGAAGCCAGATTGGAGCTTCAATGATAGAGCGATATTTGGGACAACCCCGGATTTAGTAATAGAATTGGATGCCAGTTGGCAGGGCTGGGAAGCCAGATGTGGAGAGATGGCCATGAAAGGCAGATGGTCAGAGGAGGAGTTGtctctccatatcaattgtctagacTGCGGTGGGCTCCTTTGTGATCAAAGACCTCACCAAAGACAAAGTGTCATGCTGTGTTCTTCTAAAGGTGGACAACTGCTCAGCAGTCCACTATGTCAACGGTTTGGGAGGGACTCGGTCGAAGGCCCTGTCCGACCCTGCAAAGGACTTCTGGCACTACTGCCTTGAGAAACAGATTTCAGTGAATATCTACCAGGTATCAGCAACATGATAGCAGATTGAAATTCCAAGAACTTTGTGGACAACAGCAACTGGCAACTGGAGTGCAACGTCTTTCTAGCCCTCATGGACAGGTGAGGCCCTTGCGATCTGGATCTCTTTGCATCCCAGCTAAACTGACAGCTTCCAAAGTATGTGAACTGGAGACTGGATCCAGAAGCCGAAGCAGTGGATGCTTTTATGCAGGGCTGGTCCAAGGACAATCCATATGCCCTCCCACGGTTCATGATGATTCCCCGAGTAGTGGCTGAGACGCAGAGACAGGAAGTGTTATTGATCTTCATAACTCTGATCTGGAGGTCTCAGGCATGGTTTCCCACATTGATGGAACTATCTTGGGATCTCCCGACCACTCTGCCTTCGTTCCCATCTAGCCTTAGAGACCCCGTGGGGAAACTTCATAGACTAGTCCTTCAGGGTCATCTGAcactcatggcatggaggatttcaggTGACGATGGAAAGATGAACGCCTTTCATGGAGGCTTAAAAATTCATCCATCAGGCGAGGGCCACGGGCACATCTAAGAGATACCGTTCAACTTGAAGAAGATGGCATTGTTGGTGCTTGGAGAGACAACAGGATACCATGGGGACAGAAATTACACacgtaatgattttttttttagcagagatGGCACAAGCAGGGTTGGTGTACAGTACGGTCAATTGCTTGAGGTCCGCTATCTTGGCAGGTCACAACACCATTGACAACACATCAGTGGGAGAACACCCCTGGGTTTGCAGATTTATGAAAGGGATTAGGCTTAGCAGACCACCGCAACTGCGATACTCAGActtgtgggatgttaatttggtaTTAAGACTTCTAATGAGTTGGCAGGATAACCAGTACCTGTCAAGAAAAAAACCATCTGTGAAACTAGCTACTCTACTTTGCCTTGTTTTGTGCAACAGTGTTTCAGATATACGGGCATTGGACATATCCGCCAAGGTCTTCATCCCGCAGGTGGTAACATTTACAGTATCCAGGAGAACAAAAACCAATAGCACGTCGGTATCTTACCCTGCTTTTACAGATACTCTTCAgttgtgtgtggtgtgctgcaTTAATGCATATGAAGAATTGATGAGTGAATATAGACCGCAAGAGACAATTGCTAATTGCAATTAAAAAGACTTTTAAAGCAGTCTCTTCACCCTCCATTGCAATGTGGGTACAGTGGGTGATGGCAGAGGCAGGAATTGATGTGAAGAGGTTTGGTGCTCATTCTGCTAGGGGAGCAATGGCGTTGAAAGCCATTCAGGTAGGTGGAAGGCTTTAGGACATAatgaatgcagcagattggtcaTCGGAGTCGACCTTCGAGAAATTCTACTTCAAATCTATATATGATGCCAATACCTTAGTGATAAATAAGCTTTGAACATGGATAATCCTCGTCTCCCGTCCTTATGTAGACTCCCGGTTTATGCGTAAATTACTCAGTCCAGTTATTTATTAATTGGTTGgtgtatttattgattgattgcatTCTGGATGTGATGCTGTGTTCGCCCTGCTAAAAATCATACAGCCtagtagtagcagcagcaaagAGAAACGCCCAGTATGTACCTCGATTTCACAATAGCATGCTTTTCATACATCGCTTTACATTGACCAGCCGGCGTTTCAAATTGCGGTAAAATAACTGCTCTTTataagtgctgcaaaaatactagTATGTGAGTGATGAGTACACACTGAAATTTCTACCCTTGAGATTTATTCTACCGATCCCTCTAATCTTGCCAAAGCGACTTGCTTATGAGAGGAGGAGGACTTGTAAAATGAGGTAAAAGAGGGAATCTACTGTAGTGGAACTCATACCGAAAATGccttatgtattttaaaaaaaatgctgcacgTTATACTAAAATGATATGGTATGTTTTGGTGTTTCAGTCATGTTGTAACTTACtacttgtgcaaaaaaaaaatatgagcGGATAGAAATTTGTTTTTAATGTGATATTTTCTGTGAAATACGTCCACAGGTAATGTAGGAGTCACTCTTCCAAGATGGCGCGGCATTTTCATTGAAATCTATGCCCGTCCGTCTTCCAGCTCTACACATTGTTCCCTTTTACCGGAAGAAGGGGTGACGACGTTGGAAGACGGCGGTGTCAAAGGTGACCGTGCCTGCATCTACTTCCTTTCTTTTCAGGGCGGCCATCGAGCTAGACCAAGTGAGTGAAATGCCAGAATAGATAATCTGCTGCCATCCTTCTTGTTAACCTACAAACAGGGCTGTGGCGGCGACTAGGCGAAGGCAGTGTGATGCGGACGATGCGCATTAATGTCTGTTTTCTTTAATAGCTGTCCAGGAGGCGGGCTTTGGGTTATTTTCCTCTCGTTTCTTTGGCGGCCTGGAATTCCTTAGTTCCCTAACCCCACAGATACCTCCCTGACCCCGCTGACAAGGCAGTGACAACAAGTGGTCTAGAATAGCGGGTACATTTGTGCTTCGTACTCAACGGTAGCAATATCCTATTTCCATATTGACACGTTCCTCGTTGGATATGGCACATATAAAATAGCGTATATGCTAGATTTGGTAAAGGGTAGCTGCCCCGTGTCTTTACAACTCTAAAGCATTCTCTTCATTGCTGAAGGTTGATAATTTGTGTTCTCCAAACCCCTTCACCTTCTATTTGAGAATTCGCTTGCAGAATATCGTACTTTGCTTGGGCCAGGTGGACAGTCCAGTTCCTTACACTTTGCAGATCTGTTTCAATCCAGTGTTCTTTATTCCTTTCTGTTGGACGGGCTCTTACTCTGCATTTTATGTTGTGAGACATAAAAAACATTTTAGTGTGCACTCTTCTCACCCATAATTTTCGTTGATAAAATCTTGCCGACACATTGTATTTACGTATGCAGGtcccggaccccacctcctccatgCATGTGATGTTTGGATGCCTCGTTCGTTTAATGGCCATACCCCCTTTTTACGATTTAACAGGTTCACTCGCGTCCACATTTGGATCACCTGGGCCCTGAAAAGGGAGTATTCATATCCGCGCTTTAGTGCCTTTTGGGCCTGGGGGAATGCACCCGAGTTAGTTGATAAATTTGCAACAGCAGCTTGTCTACATAATTTGTATTACAAATGGGCACTAAAAGATTCATTCTAGTTGACATTAAAACCATGCACTTGTAGCTAGAACAAGTGCGCCTGGCGTGGAGCCCCTTTTTAACTTACTTAGGCGTTATGTTTTGGGGTGTTACATAAACAGAATTTGTTTTTAGTTTCTAGGTAGTAAAATCCACATTGATTCCCTCGTTTTTCTGCAGAAATAATGCTTTTCTGGTAGCTATGTTTACGCACCTTCTGTACTATACGCCGAATACTGTAACTTGTCAACACATTTTAAGGTGTGAAATCCTAATTAGTTCAAGTAAGCTCCCTTCGGGTACTTTGTTAAAATTTTACACGTAATCATTATAATTGCCGATATTCAAGACAGCTGTTATGTACTTACTATACTGTTGTGGGATTGCTGAGAAACTAATATTTATAGAATAGGTTGCATTCACGAGGACGGTCAGAAAACGCGAGCTTTATTGGACGACATCGCATGGCTCAACACAATCTATAGTTCAAAAAGACTTTGGGCTCATTTGTCATGCTTTTCTTTCCGCAGAAATGGGTAAATTTATGAAACCGGGGAAGGTCGTCTTGGTCCTGGCTGGTCGATACTCTGGACGTAAAGCTGTCATAGTGAAGGTAATATAGTTTACTAAAACACGAGGTGCTGTTTGCAAGTGTATATCCTTGATTGCTCAACTGGTGAATCTGCCTGACAGTTCTGTGCTTTTCACATGTAAAGCACTTCTTTGCAGTTCATAACCACCTTTATATGCTTGTTCAGTTGGGATTCGTAACTTCAATTTTGTATTTTTCAGAACATTGATGATGGCACATCAGACAGACCTTACAGTCATGCCCTAGTGGCAGGCATTGACCGTTACCCACGTAAAGTAACAGCCACGATGGGCAAGAAGAAGATTGCTAAGCGATCTAAAATTAAGGCCTTTGTCAAGGTTTGCAACTACAACCACTTGATGCCAACCAGGTAGGGCAGTTGATAAATTTATTTGCTTGATGATGGAAGAATCTAAATCTACCGCTTGCTGAAAGTGATTTTGTTTACAGCTAGGTTTCATACAAATAAAAGGGGGTGTCTTGAAAATATTCCACttctctgtatttttatttttgatagcACTGCTTTACAGTTCTATTTGTTGAGGCCAAAGTAAGTCTGGACTTAGAGTGGGAATCTATAATTGTTACCCATTACCAAATGTCTCAAATTTGGGTACACTAGTGCATTCATTTAAACTTCTGAATGGAAATTAATTCCCTCAAATCCCTTCACATTAGCGTTTTCATGTTGATAACAGTATTAGTATTTCAGCTGTAGTGTATAGTAATGTCTGGTACTACTTTTTCGTCACTCCGTTTGTCACTTATATTTTTGTTCGAACCGAAGTGAAAAGTTAAGTTTTGGTGCCTTGTGAAAGGGGGTAGAAGTACTGGCTGTTGTAACTATTTATGTAGTGTTTTCCATTCACACTGTGAAGCATAAAAACCTTTCTGATGGTCTAATTGTGATATCTGTAAAGTGCCGATTTAAACATGGCATGTGGCAAGATACCGTCACCCATGTATGTACTTGCGAGCTTCCAAATGCTAAGAAATAACATAAGCCCACAAGGAACACGCATCAGCCCGGATCTTCCCAGCTCTGACAACTGCCCAAGGAGAACTCCTCATGGCAGTGGAGTATTCCTTAACTCGTCAGTCTTATTCATAGCGTGGT encodes:
- the RPL27 gene encoding large ribosomal subunit protein eL27; the encoded protein is MGKFMKPGKVVLVLAGRYSGRKAVIVKNIDDGTSDRPYSHALVAGIDRYPRKVTATMGKKKIAKRSKIKAFVKVCNYNHLMPTRYSVDIPLDKTIVNKDVFRDPALKRKARREAKVKFEERYKTGKNKWFFQKLRF